The sequence ATAAACTGTATTTAAGAGGTTCATTAGGAAAAAAATATAATATTTATTCATCTATTTATGCGAATAATTTAGATTATTTTTTTCCTAAATTACAAGGTAGAATGCAAGCTAAAGTGAATTTTCTAGGAAATAATAAATTTCCTATTATATCTAGCAAAATTTTAGCTCGAGACTTAAATTGGAACAACATATATTTTAAGAATATTAAAGTACTTACGGGAATAAATATTAATAATACATTTTCAGGAAAAATGTTAATATATGCAAATAAAATTCATTTTTATAAATTTTATATTAATACTTTACATATTCAAACTTATTCGAATAATCATAAACAAAATTTTTCTTTTTTATTAAAAAGTAATCGATTACATATAAATTTAATAATAAATGGAGCTTTTAATAATAAGACAGGACATTGGCATGGTTTTTTTAAAAAAATAAATATTCGTACTTTTTGGGGGCAAGTTACTGCAAAAAAAAATAATTTTATTCATTATTATGATTCTCATAACAGTATCACTAATTTTTATCAAAAAAGTATCAAAAAAAGGAATTGTTTTTCATCTTTTTTATACAATGTAAAGATGTCTTTTTTTAATTTATTTAATAGATCCTTCATTAGTTTTGAAAGTAAATTATCTATTAATGCAAAATTAAAATTAATATTAGGAAAAATGATTTCTGATGGTGCAATTTTTTTAAAAGGCAATAATACGAAATTAGAAAAAAAAATTAATAAAAAAATTTTTATTCAAAATATAGATTTTTTTAAAATATCTATGAATTTAATAAAAAATGATTTTAAAAGTAAATGGATAATAAAAAAAAATAAAAAATTATCGAATAATAAAAATATTTTTGGGTATTTAAACATTATAGACATTTACAACAAAAAAAACATAAAAGGTGAATTTATCTTTTATAAATTTCCTTTTTCTTTTATAAATTTTTTTACTACAAATTTTAAAGAAGTTAGTGGTAAGTTTCAAAGTAAAATAAAATTATTTGGAACTTTATATCAGCCTAAAGTTTTGGCCGATGTACATTTTAAAAATATTTTTATTAGAAGTAACAACATATTAAAGTATATAACTTTATTTTTTCCTTATTTTTTAGGAAAAGTAGATAATATAAAGATTAATCAAGAAATAATGATGAATAAAGGAAATATATTATTTACATTAAAACCATTTTTCAAAAATAACTCTGCTGATATAGAATGGAATATTGCATTTAATAGCAAAAAAATATCAGTATTAATTTTTCCAAAAATAAAGGTAAAATTTTCTTCGAAATTAAATTTGCATTATTTATTTTCAAAATATGACTTAATTGGATATATAAAATTTTCCTTATTTTACTTTCAAATTAACGAAAAAAATTTTATTTTTTAATGTTATCAAAAAATATCACTTATTTAAAAAGATACTATTTTTTTTAGCACGGTTATATGCATCATTAATTTCTAATTTTGCATCTTGACAGTTTCCCCATCCAATAATTTCCACCCATTTTTCTTTTTCTAATGTTTTATAATTCTGAAAAAAATGAGTAATTTGCTTTTTTAACAATTCTGATATATCTGATATATCATTTATGTTTTTATATTCTTGGCAAATTTTACTTTTGGGTACTGCTATTATTTTAGCATCATCACCTGATTCATCTTGCATATTTAATATCCCAATAGGTTTACAATGAATGACACAGCTAGACTTTATTGGGTAATGAGAAGGTACTAAAACATCTAAGGGATCACCATCTAAAGATAAAGTATGATTAATATAACCATAGTTACAGGGATAGAACATTGGAGTAGGTATAAAACGATCGACAAAAAGCATTCCTGATTTTTTATCTACCTCATATTTAATAGGGGATGAATTTGATGAAATTTCTATAATAACATATATATCATTTGGTATATCATCACCAGCAACAATTTTATTTAAATTCATTTTTTTTCCTTATTAATACTTTGTGATTATTTTATATAATTTTAAGATAAGTAGATGAGTTTATAGTTTTAAATAAATTTTAACATCGAAGAATAATTATATCTACGTTTTGTACAAAGTAATGTGTTTTAATTTTGAATGTTTTTTAATATAATATTTATATACAAAAAACATGTTGTAAGGATTTATATATATGCAATTAATTAAAGAAATAGAAAACGAAGAATTACATCTTGTGAATACAGTAAAAAACACTCTTAAACTATCTAAAAATATTAATGCCTCTGTAGAAGTATTTATAAAAAAAACAATAGGTATTAGTGTTAATGTAAGAAATAATGTTGTTGAAAATGTAGAGTTTAATAGCGATGGTGGATTGTTTATAACAGTATATAATAAGTTCTCTAAAGGTAGTGTTTCATCTAAAGATTTTAGTATTAAGAACATTAAAAATATGTTAGACATAGCTATTAATATTTCAAAATATTCTTCTTCTGATTTTTTCTCAGGTTTGCCGGACATAAAATTTTTATGCTTTCATTCTATGGAACTTGATTTGTTTCATCCGTGGGAATTTAACATAGAAAATGCCATTAAGATGTCTATATTATCAGAAAAATCAGCTTTTGAATCTGATAAAAGGATTGTTAATAGTGAAGGAAGTTTTTTAAATAGTCATACAACTATAAATGTTTTTGGAAACAGTCTAGGTGTGTTAGAAAAATATAAATCTACTCGTTATTCTAATTATACTTGTATGATCGCTAAAGATAAAAATTCTATGCAAAGAGATTTTGATTATTCTCTTTCAAGAAGAATTGATGATTTAATAAAACCAGAAATTTTAGGTCAAAAAACAGCTAAACGAGCTATATCTAGATTAGGTTCTCGAAAAATACAAACTATGAGATCTCCAATTATTTTTTCATCAGAAATATCTCACATGTTTTTTTCACATCTTGCTAGTGCGATTAGCGGTGATAATGTTTATCAAAAATCTACATTTTTAATTAATGATCTGAAAATGAAAATCTTTCCCGATTGGCTTGATATTGAAGAAAATCCACATTTAAAACGAGGTTTGGGTAGTAAACCTTTTGATAATGAAGGTGTAGCTACAGAAATTAAATATATTATTAAAGCTGGAATCTTACAAACTTGGTTATTAAATTGCTACAATGCTCGTAAACTTAAATTAGACAGTACAGGAAATTGTGGTGGAATTCACAATTGGTTAGTTTCGAATCAAAATATATCTTTTGAAGAACTTTTAAAAAAGATGGATCAAGGTATATTAGTAACAGAATTAATGGGACAAGGTGTAGATATTATAAATGGTAATTATTCACGTGGAGCAGTAGGTTTTTGGGTTGAAAAAGGAAAAATTTCTTATCCTATTAATGAAATTACTATATCTGGAAATTTAAGAAATATGTGGAATAATATCGTGAGTATTAGCAGTGATGTTGATAGACGTAATAATATTCAATGTGGTTCGGTATTATTATCTGAAATTCAGGTTTCTGGAAATTAACTTATATTGTTTAATTTTAAATAATGAACTAAAGGTAATAAATTTATTACCTTTATAAAAATATTTCTAGTTATTGAAGTTGACTCGTGTAAGCCGGGTTCTGTTTTAACAGTCATTCATCTAGATTAGCAATCACTTACTAATTCAAGCAGCCTACCCAGGTTTAAGAAGTACGAGCAGTACAAAAAATTTATCCTATATTTGGCTTTGCTCCGGGTGGAGTTTACCATGCCATGAATTGTTACCAATTATGCGGTGTGCTCTTACCACGCCTTTTCACCCTGGCCATATTTTTATATATTACAAAATAGGTGGTTTATTTTCTGTTGCACTAGTCATAAGCTCACGCTTTCCAGATGTTATCTGGCACCCTGCTCTATGGAGCCCGGACTTTCCTCTTTTTAATTTTTAAAAACTAAACAGCGACTGTTTTTAGTCAACTTCAAAATCAAATTATACATTATTTTAATAATTTTGTCACTCTTCTTTTTTTATTACATATTGATATAATTTATTTTTATTAATATCATGTATTTGTGCAGTAATTAAAACTGATGTTTTTAATGAAAAAAACTTTCTTAATATTGAAAATGTATCTAATATTTTTTTTGATAGAGTATAATTTTTTAATTTTTTAAAACCATCAATGATAATTACCATTTCTCCTTTATAACGATATTTATTTTCTTTAAGCCATTCAAGTATTAAACTTGCTTTTGCACCATAAATAGATTCCCATTTTTTTGTCATTTCTCTTGCTATTACTATATGTCGATTTTTATCTATTTGTTCTATTATATCTTTTATACTTTCAAGTATCCTGTGTTTTGATTCATAAAAAATAATTGTTCGTGTTTCTTCTTTTAAAGAATGTAGTAAATCACATCTTGATTTTTTTCTAGAAGGCAAAAAGCCTTCGTAGCAAAAACGATTATTTATTATTCCAGAAGCGCTTAATGCCGTGATAGCAGCACAAGCACCTGGAAGAGGAATTACTTTTATATCAAAAATATGACATTGTTTTATTAATATACAACCAGGATCATTAATAATCGGTGTGCCTGCATTAGAAACTAAAGCAATTTTTTTCCCTTTTTTCAGTTCTTGGATCAAATTATGACTTTGTTTTTTTTCATTATCTTTGTTCATTAATATTAAATTATTTTTAATATTAAAATGTTGAAGTAAAATATTAGTGTGTCTGATGTTTTCAGCGGCGATTATATCAACATCTTTTAACACTTCTAATGCTCTATAAGTAATATCTGATAGATTACCGATAGGAGTAGGTACAATATAAAGAATACCAATATAAAATTCATTCATTTTTTTTCCATAAAATATTATTATATATGTGATAATAGTTAAGATTAATCAAACATTTTATTTAAATATAAAATTTTTTTATTTTTTTATTCTAATTTTAATTGAATATATAAGTTTTTGTAAATGTAAGGACAAAAAGTGAGACGAGTAGTTATAACAGGCATTGGGATTGTTTCTAGCATTGGTAATAATAAAAAAGAAGTACTAGCTTCTTTATATAAAGGTGTTTCTGGTATTGTTTCTTCAGAAGAAATGAAAAAATTAGGCATGCGTAGTGCAGTTTGGGGTAATATTAAATTAGAAAGTATAAACATAATAACACAAAAATTATCTCGCTTTATGAATAATGCTTCTAGATATTCTTTTGTTGCTATGATGGAAGCTATTAAAGATGCTAAGATAGATAGAGAATATTATCAAAAAAATCCTCGTGTTGGACTAATTTCTGGATCAGGATGTAGTTTTTCAAAAAATACTTTAACATCTGATATTCATCTCATGAAAAATAAACATATTTCAAAAGGCATCAGTCCGTATCTTGCAGTTAAAACGATGCCTTCTGGAATATCAGCTTGCTTATCTACTCTGTTTAAAATTTATGGGGTCACTTATTCTATAAGTTCCGCTTGCGCAACCTCTGCACATTGTATCGGAAACGCATTTGAATTAATTCAATTCGGTAGGCAAGATCTTATTTTTGCAGGTGGAGGAGAGGAAATAAGTTTAGAACTAGCAATGCAATTTGATGCAATGAGAGCTTTGTCTACGTGTTTTAATAATGACCCCAAAAAAGCATCACGTGTCTATGATGTATATCGTGATGGTTTTGTTATTTCAGGTGGAGCAGGTATGCTAGTAATTGAGGAATTGAATTCAGCTTTATCTCGTTCTGCTTATATTTATGCAGAAATTATTGGATATGCAGCCACATCTGATGGTTCAAATATAGTTGTACCTTCAGGAGATGGAGCAATTCGTTGTATGAATTTAGCTAGAAAAGGTAAAAATATTCCTATTGATTATCTTAATGTACATGGTACTGGAACAAAAATTGGTGATTTAATAGAATTAGAAGCAATTAGAAAAGTATTCTTAAATGAAAAAAAACCAATGATTTCTGCAACAAAGTCAATGACTGGCCATGGATTAGGAGCTTCAGGAGTACATGAAATGATTTATACACTATTAATGTTAAAATATAATTTTATAGCTCCTACAATCAATATAGAAAATTTAGAACCTTGTGCGGAAAATATGAATATTATTCAAAAAACTACAAATATAGAAATTAATACAGCTATGTCTAATAGTTTTGGTTTCGGTGGAACTAACGTGTCACTAATAGTAAAAAAATATTAATATACTATCAATAATTGAAATATTTTTTAAAAATCTTTTTCTATTTAAAAAACATATTTTTTATATATCTGACTAGTATTTTTTAAAAAAATCATTTTAATATTTTTTTGATATTAAAATGATTTTTTATTCTTAATATATATTATTCAGTTTATATAAAATAAAAAATATATTTATGAAATCTAATTTATTTATTTTTTGATTTAAATTTTTTTATTGAAAAACAAGAGAGATTAAATATGAATCAATTGAGTGCTTTGAAACAATTTTCTATTATTGTTGCAGATACTAGTGATATAAAATCTATTTGTAAATACCAACCAGAAGATGCCACTACCAACCCATCTTTAATACTACAAGCAGTAAGTTCTAATACTAATCAAAATTTTGTAGATCAAGCTGTGCAATATGCAAAAAAGAAAGGAGGGCTATATAAAGATCAGATCATCAATGCAAGTGATAAAATATTAGTAGATTTAGGAATAGAAATTCTAAAAAAAATACCAGGTTATATTTCAAGCGAAGTAGATGCTCGTTTATCTTTTAGTACAGAGGCGTCTATTTTAAAAGCAAAAAAAATAATTGATTTATATGAAGAACAAGGGATTTCTAGGAATAGAGTCTTAATTAAATTAGCTGCTACATGGGAATGTATAAAGGCTGCAGAAGAACTTAAAAAAGATAGTATTCTTTGTAATTTAACTCTTTTATTTTCCTTTGCTCAAGCGCGTGCTTGCGCGGAATCAAATGTGTTTTTAATATCTCCTTTTGTCGGACGTATTTATGATTGGTATATTTCACAAAATTTACTATCTAAATCTTTTTTAGGAAAAGATCCTGGTGTAATATCTGTTTGTAAAATATATGAATATTATAAAAAGTATGGCTATAAAACGATTATCATGGGGGCTAGCTTCCGTAACATTCAACAAATATTATATTTATCTGGATGTGATCGGTTAACTATTTCACCTGTTTTATTAAAAGAACTCGAATCTAATACTGCAAAAATTGATAGAAATCTTGCTCCTCCTAGTTTTATTTCAGTCCCTCCAGTAGCACTTTCTGAAGAAGAGTTTCGATGGGAACATAATCAAGATGCTATGGCGGTTCAAAAATTATCTGACGGCATACGAAATTTTGGAAAAGATCAATTACGTTTAGAGAAAATATTTTCTAAAAAAATATAAATAATATAAAAAAATAAAGTTTGACTAATATTTTTAAATTGATAAGGAAAATCTATGTATTCACGAAAAGAATTAGCTAATGCAATTCGTATGTTAAGTATAGATGCTGTACAAAATGCACAATCAGGACATCCTGGTATGCCGATGGGAATGGCAGATATTGCTGAAGTGTTATGGAGAAGTTTTTTAAAACATAATCCAGCAAATCCTAATTGGAATGATCGCGATCGTTTTATATTATCTAACGGACATGGTTCTATGTTGCTCTATAGTTTGTTGCATCTTACAGGCTATAATCTACCGATCGAAGAATTAAAAAAATTTAGACAACTGAATTCAAAAACTCCAGGACATCCTGAAACAGGTGAAACACCTGGTGTAGAAACAACTACTGGTCCATTGGGACAAGGGTTAGCAAATGCTGTTGGTATGGCTATTGCAGAAAGAACTTTAAGTTCTTATTTTAATCGACCAGGATATGATATAATTAATCATTATACTTGGGTTTTTGTAGGCGACGGTTGCTTAATGGAGGGTATTTCTCACGAAGTCTGTTCTTTAGCAGGAACTTTAAATCTTGGAAAATTAATCGTTTTTTATGATAAAAATGGTATTTCGATAGATGGGAAAACAGCTCACTGGTTCACCGATGATACAGCAAAACGTTTTGAATCTTATAATTGGCATGTATTAGATAATATAGATGGTCATGATTCAGAATCTATAGAAAGAAGTATAAAACAAGCAAAATTAATAACAAATCAACCTTCTATTATTATTTGCAATACTATTATTGGTTTTGGTTCTCCTAATAAATCAGGAACAGCAGAATCACATGGAGCTCCTCTAGGTGAGGTTGAAATTTCTTTAATTCGAGAACAATTGAAATGGAATTATCCTCCTTTTCAGATACCTAAAGAAATTTATAAAAAATGGAATTTTATAGAAGAAGGATCTAAACTTGAAAAGAAATGGAACGAAAAATTTTCTTTATATCAATCCAAATATCCTGATTTATCGACTGAATATTTGCGGCGAATAAATAAAAAATTACCTGTTGAGTGGGATAGAGTAACTAATAATTACATTTCTTTTTTACAAAAAAATAGACAAAGTATTGCTAGTCGTAAAGCTTCTCAAAATACATTAGAAAAATATGCGATGATTTTACCTGAGTTAATCGGTGGTTCAGCAGATTTATCACCGAGCAATCTCACTATGTGGTCTAGATGTAATTCCATTAAAGATAATTTATCTGGAAACTATATTCATTATGGAGTACGTGAATTTGGAATGACCGCTATTGCAAATGGCATATCTCATCATGGAGGTTTTATACCTTATACTGCTACATTTTTAATGTTTGTCGAATATGCACGAAATGCAGTTCGTATGGCTGCTTTAATGTGTACCAAACATATTTTTGTGTATACTCACGATTCTATTGGACTGGGTGAAGATGGTCCTACACATCAACCAGTAGAACAATTATCTAGTTTGAGAATAACTCCTAATATAGATGTATGGAGACCTAGTGACCAAGTAGAAACAGCTGTTGCTTGGAAAAAAGCTATTGAAAAAACATCAGGACCTACAGCATTAATTTTATCACGTCAAAATCTTGATCAATTTGAGAGAAGTTCTGAACAATTAGAAAACATTTCTTATGGAGCATATATATTATATGATTCAAAAAAAAGACTTGATATTATCTTTATATCAACTGGATCAGAATTAAATGTTACTTTAATTGCTGCAAAAAAATTGGCTTCTTTAGGGTATTCTGTACGTGTTGTATCTATGCCCTGTACTAGTGTTTTTGATAGACAAGATGCTTCTTATAAAGAATTTGTATTACCGACTTATGTTGCTAAAAGGGTTGCTGTTGAAGCTAGTATAGAAGATTTTTGGTATAAATACGTAGGGATAAATGGTGTAATTATTGGAATGAAAACATTTGGTGAATCTGCTCCAGCAGAAGATTTATTTAAAAAATTTGGTTTTACTGTACAAAATATCTTCAATAAATCATTAATTTTATTAAAATCTTAATTTATTTAAAAATTTTAAATATTTATGGGGCTCAATTATAGCCCCATCTTTTATGAAAAATAAAAATAATATTTATCAATAGAAATATTAAATTAGGAAAAAATATGACTTGTTCTATTACTGAATTAGCAAAAAAACTAATTTCTATTCCTTCTGTTAGTCCAAAAGATTTAGGTTGTCAAGATATTATAATAAAACGTTTATGTGCAATAGGATTTGACATTAAAAGAGTAAATGTTAATGATACAAAAAATTTTTGGGCTTTTAGAGGTACAGGTAAAACATTAACATTTGCAGGACATACAGATGTAGTTCCAATAGGTCAAGATAAAGATTGGCAAACTGATCCTTTTCAACCAGTCATACGAAGTGGATATTTATTTGGCAGAGGTTCTGCTGATATGAAGGGTGCTTTAGCAGCAATGATTACTGCGGCTGAAAGATTTGTAAATAAGTTTCCAAATCATAAAGGACGTTTGTCTTTTCTTATTACTTCAGACGAAGAGTCTAGTGCAGTTGATGGAACAATTAAAATAGTAGAATATTTAATGTCTAAAAGGGATATGATTGATTATTGTAT is a genomic window of Buchnera aphidicola str. APS (Acyrthosiphon pisum) containing:
- the ppa gene encoding inorganic diphosphatase; this encodes MNLNKIVAGDDIPNDIYVIIEISSNSSPIKYEVDKKSGMLFVDRFIPTPMFYPCNYGYINHTLSLDGDPLDVLVPSHYPIKSSCVIHCKPIGILNMQDESGDDAKIIAVPKSKICQEYKNINDISDISELLKKQITHFFQNYKTLEKEKWVEIIGWGNCQDAKLEINDAYNRAKKNSIFLNK
- the pmbA gene encoding metalloprotease PmbA yields the protein MQLIKEIENEELHLVNTVKNTLKLSKNINASVEVFIKKTIGISVNVRNNVVENVEFNSDGGLFITVYNKFSKGSVSSKDFSIKNIKNMLDIAINISKYSSSDFFSGLPDIKFLCFHSMELDLFHPWEFNIENAIKMSILSEKSAFESDKRIVNSEGSFLNSHTTINVFGNSLGVLEKYKSTRYSNYTCMIAKDKNSMQRDFDYSLSRRIDDLIKPEILGQKTAKRAISRLGSRKIQTMRSPIIFSSEISHMFFSHLASAISGDNVYQKSTFLINDLKMKIFPDWLDIEENPHLKRGLGSKPFDNEGVATEIKYIIKAGILQTWLLNCYNARKLKLDSTGNCGGIHNWLVSNQNISFEELLKKMDQGILVTELMGQGVDIINGNYSRGAVGFWVEKGKISYPINEITISGNLRNMWNNIVSISSDVDRRNNIQCGSVLLSEIQVSGN
- the rsmI gene encoding 16S rRNA (cytidine(1402)-2'-O)-methyltransferase encodes the protein MNEFYIGILYIVPTPIGNLSDITYRALEVLKDVDIIAAENIRHTNILLQHFNIKNNLILMNKDNEKKQSHNLIQELKKGKKIALVSNAGTPIINDPGCILIKQCHIFDIKVIPLPGACAAITALSASGIINNRFCYEGFLPSRKKSRCDLLHSLKEETRTIIFYESKHRILESIKDIIEQIDKNRHIVIAREMTKKWESIYGAKASLILEWLKENKYRYKGEMVIIIDGFKKLKNYTLSKKILDTFSILRKFFSLKTSVLITAQIHDINKNKLYQYVIKKEE
- a CDS encoding 3-oxoacyl-ACP synthase I, with translation MRRVVITGIGIVSSIGNNKKEVLASLYKGVSGIVSSEEMKKLGMRSAVWGNIKLESINIITQKLSRFMNNASRYSFVAMMEAIKDAKIDREYYQKNPRVGLISGSGCSFSKNTLTSDIHLMKNKHISKGISPYLAVKTMPSGISACLSTLFKIYGVTYSISSACATSAHCIGNAFELIQFGRQDLIFAGGGEEISLELAMQFDAMRALSTCFNNDPKKASRVYDVYRDGFVISGGAGMLVIEELNSALSRSAYIYAEIIGYAATSDGSNIVVPSGDGAIRCMNLARKGKNIPIDYLNVHGTGTKIGDLIELEAIRKVFLNEKKPMISATKSMTGHGLGASGVHEMIYTLLMLKYNFIAPTINIENLEPCAENMNIIQKTTNIEINTAMSNSFGFGGTNVSLIVKKY
- the tal gene encoding transaldolase; this translates as MNQLSALKQFSIIVADTSDIKSICKYQPEDATTNPSLILQAVSSNTNQNFVDQAVQYAKKKGGLYKDQIINASDKILVDLGIEILKKIPGYISSEVDARLSFSTEASILKAKKIIDLYEEQGISRNRVLIKLAATWECIKAAEELKKDSILCNLTLLFSFAQARACAESNVFLISPFVGRIYDWYISQNLLSKSFLGKDPGVISVCKIYEYYKKYGYKTIIMGASFRNIQQILYLSGCDRLTISPVLLKELESNTAKIDRNLAPPSFISVPPVALSEEEFRWEHNQDAMAVQKLSDGIRNFGKDQLRLEKIFSKKI
- the tkt gene encoding transketolase — translated: MYSRKELANAIRMLSIDAVQNAQSGHPGMPMGMADIAEVLWRSFLKHNPANPNWNDRDRFILSNGHGSMLLYSLLHLTGYNLPIEELKKFRQLNSKTPGHPETGETPGVETTTGPLGQGLANAVGMAIAERTLSSYFNRPGYDIINHYTWVFVGDGCLMEGISHEVCSLAGTLNLGKLIVFYDKNGISIDGKTAHWFTDDTAKRFESYNWHVLDNIDGHDSESIERSIKQAKLITNQPSIIICNTIIGFGSPNKSGTAESHGAPLGEVEISLIREQLKWNYPPFQIPKEIYKKWNFIEEGSKLEKKWNEKFSLYQSKYPDLSTEYLRRINKKLPVEWDRVTNNYISFLQKNRQSIASRKASQNTLEKYAMILPELIGGSADLSPSNLTMWSRCNSIKDNLSGNYIHYGVREFGMTAIANGISHHGGFIPYTATFLMFVEYARNAVRMAALMCTKHIFVYTHDSIGLGEDGPTHQPVEQLSSLRITPNIDVWRPSDQVETAVAWKKAIEKTSGPTALILSRQNLDQFERSSEQLENISYGAYILYDSKKRLDIIFISTGSELNVTLIAAKKLASLGYSVRVVSMPCTSVFDRQDASYKEFVLPTYVAKRVAVEASIEDFWYKYVGINGVIIGMKTFGESAPAEDLFKKFGFTVQNIFNKSLILLKS